The Bombus vancouverensis nearcticus chromosome 3, iyBomVanc1_principal, whole genome shotgun sequence genomic sequence TCGATAAGGAGAGAACGGTCTTCCTTCTTGCCTACCTTGTCCATTAAGAGAACAATGATTCGAAGAATAATCCCTATTTTGATCGGCATGCCTATATGGTGAATACGGTCGTTGAAAATTCGATTCCGATGTATCCATGTCATTGGACGAAGGAGGAGAAAACGGCCTGGAAATTTCCTTTCGTCTAAGCGCGTATGGACTATAAGATACATAGTTCGCACCATTCTCACTATTTGATCGTTGATGAAATGGCAAAAAGCTGGAGTTCTGTGAGTCTTTGGTGACATTGCTTCGTAGGAAAGCTGGTACTTCAGACTGAGCCCTGAGATGAGCTGTTTGTTTCAAAGATACATGACCCGCAACTCGTTGCTGCCACCCTGGCAACCTGAAACTGAATTCAACAATATTAAACTACGGTTTTACATATCATCAAAAAAGAATTACTGGTCCCCCAAAATAACTTGATTTGTGTAAAAATGTCACTGGTACCCAAGATAATTGTATCATGTTGGTTCTGCAAAAAACTTGAGTTTATAGAGGGTTAATAGAAGTTAGAACGTTAATCATAGAATCATGCAACACAAACGAGGATAGAGGAATTTTTACCAAGGTCATAAAGAACATCTGTggtcaaaattaaaaaattcaaaatattacaTGCTAAAAACACAAGTAAAATGTTTAACTGACATATTCTAACGTTTAAGATAAGGATAacaatacaaatataattaaacaaatataacTATTTTATAATGAATGGAGTGTGCACAGGGAAATCTTATTTGTGCCACTGAATGATCGCTACATAATATAAAGACAAATAAacgaatattcaaataaataaaaacaatgcTTACCATGAGTAGGGGTTGAAGGGTGGGGTGTGTAACAGGCGCGTGCACAAACCAAACAACTCGAAATGAAAATCGGGCAGATTTTTGGATAATTGTGAGGTGTattttttttaagttttttGGAGTTTATGGGTAAGTTTTTAAGGAAAATGGAAGAAGGGGCAGGGGCGAGGGAGAGGGGATGCTATGCTGCGCTGCCTCCCTCAAGCTCAACGCTGCAACACAATTTAACACGCACGCAAACTTTTAATCGAAATGTATGGACAGGTTTGTAAATGTTGTTTGGCAatgaataaaagataaatatataaaaactaGTAGTATCCAACAAAAATCCAACTTTAAAACTCAGTGTAATTTTTCGAGCTCCTTTAATACCTACCCATTAACCATGAATGCTGAAGTgtgttaaaaattttttaaactaatataaaagaacAATACCCGGTTATTTTCAAACCAAACCAAATCATTATAATATTAGTTGGGAATATCATGCCATGTTTAAAACTCTATTCGTTTCCTATAGAATGGTCTTTTCTAATAGCACATATCTCTACCACATTTTCTAAAGTCACATGATTCTTTTAATCAAAAATTTTCTATACAATACTTGAAAACTATCTTGTAATATTTACGATATACGCTTATTAACAGTTTACCTTGGCTCTAATTGCTGCATAACTCTGCCAAACCATTGGCAACCAGAATTTAGTACTGAGGAGTTTGTTTCTTCATCTTGTGGTACATCGTGTTTTCGGATAAAAGGATGCTCCATGAGTTTATGATATTTTGGACGATGTTTATAATTTTTTGTAAGGCAACAACTCACGAAATTTCTAAATTCTTTTGAGAAGAGTACATCTGGTGGAAGGGAGGGAGGGTCATCTTGCACTACTCTGCTCAGTACCTATGAATTCATATAAGTATAACGAGCATTTTAAACACATCAAATACTaccatttatataatatatgtttatataatatACTCAGTTTACCTCAAAATCAGTCTTACAATCTCTGTAAGGGAATACTCCTGTAGCTAATTCGACTAAAGTGATACCCAAGCTCCAAACATCGGCTCTTATATCATAGTCTGGTTTTGTTGGATCTGGGGGATCAATTCTTTCAGGCTGCAAAAGTATAGCagtattttataaaacaattttaaacTTCAGCATAACAAGAAATAACATTATGTGTACTAACAGCCATGTAAGCAGCACATCCTGCACTTCTAGTTTTTGCTTTACTATCAACTAATCTGCCAGATATACCAAAATCACATAACTTAACTCCTCCCCTTTCATCAAGAAGAATATTACTAGGCTTCACATCTCTGTGAATTACACCGTGCTTTTCTTTCAAATATGATAATGCTTTTACTGTCTGTAAAGATATAATTCtttttacataaataataatcCAGGTAGAATTAAGACAAATATAAGACTTATCATAAACTTATGATTTACTTACTGCTACTGTAACTTTTCCTAAAAATTCTTCAGGCATTGCTTGCCTGgttctttttaataatttatctaaACAAGTTGCCATTAGTTCCATACAAATCCACACATCAGATTCGGTGATAAAACAACCCAAACATTGCACAATATATGGACAATCATGTGATTTTAACACAACATCAAGATCCATAATTATCCTTTTATTCTCTTCTGCGTTACCAGAACGCCTCATTTGTTTAACGGCAATGAGTACACCACTAGGTTTATGCCTCATTTTAACAACATGTCCACAGGTACCATTTCCCAATTCACCTAGATGTTCTAAGTCTTTCATTTCAGTTTGATACCTCTGaccattaatatttaaaataccaTTCATTTTCATGATTTCTTGTAGTTTTGATTCAAATTCACTATCCTGTTTCTTTGGAGGTATCTGTGAGACTTTCAATGTTGGAATTGGAGCTGCATTAAAGATAAGAGTTCAAAATCATTTTTATATCTAACTAGAGGTGTAGGAAGTGACATACATTcttcaataaaaaaataatcttaCATTTTCAATACACATGCAATGTCTTTTATTATTGATGGACGAACATTAACAAGTTTGCTTGAAGACAAATAACAATTCAAAactagataaaagaaaataatcatCCTTATCATTACAAAGAGAttcttccattaaaaaaaagtacattGTGTTTGTTTATGATTCATTTAAACATATTTCTGTTTATCTCAAAACACAATCTATTTATCAAAATGAAAAACATATGCGTGtataaatgttattaatttacCAACAGGTTGAATGAAATAAACTACGCGTTAGATAAGAAGACCAAAAGAGTATCGTATATAGAATCAACAGAATAAATTGTGATGATCAACATAACCTGTACGACAAGTAGTAAAAGCAAAATTCAATTGGAAATTTTTGGAAAAAACGTCAAGaaaagattttattatttttataagtgTCGTTTAAATTAAACTCACGTCGTGAGGCAGAACTCGAGACAGACCCCGAGGATGACGGTTGAAGACTCGTTCCTGGTCCAACCTCGCTGTTCTGTCTATCTCTATCTCTTGATTCATTTTCTGCTCTAAGACGTTCTTGTAAATTCAGAATCTTATTCTCTAGAGTACTGGACATTGCGACGGTCTTTTGGAACACTATCAAATTCACCGCGGGACACCACCTCGcacaaaatatttgacaattttcACATCACTCGTCTGCCCCTTTTGGCAGCGAACATTGCGCCGCCGGTTATACGCATTTCAGTAGAACCAACTCTCTTTAAATTTCTTAGAAATCACTAGAGTAGTTTA encodes the following:
- the LOC117153851 gene encoding uncharacterized protein LOC117153851, whose protein sequence is MSSTLENKILNLQERLRAENESRDRDRQNSEVGPGTSLQPSSSGSVSSSASRPPIPTLKVSQIPPKKQDSEFESKLQEIMKMNGILNINGQRYQTEMKDLEHLGELGNGTCGHVVKMRHKPSGVLIAVKQMRRSGNAEENKRIIMDLDVVLKSHDCPYIVQCLGCFITESDVWICMELMATCLDKLLKRTRQAMPEEFLGKVTVATVKALSYLKEKHGVIHRDVKPSNILLDERGGVKLCDFGISGRLVDSKAKTRSAGCAAYMAPERIDPPDPTKPDYDIRADVWSLGITLVELATGVFPYRDCKTDFEVLSRVVQDDPPSLPPDVLFSKEFRNFVSCCLTKNYKHRPKYHKLMEHPFIRKHDVPQDEETNSSVLNSGCQWFGRVMQQLEPSFRLPGWQQRVAGHVSLKQTAHLRAQSEVPAFLRSNVTKDSQNSSFLPFHQRSNSENGANYVSYSPYALRRKEISRPFSPPSSNDMDTSESNFQRPYSPYRHADQNRDYSSNHCSLNGQGRQEGRPFSPYRQDASTIDAGSRLYSPYHGRFTEDRDTSKERWQGVSRSLSPFARDYSPWRRENVDPPNVVQSTESGRYSPFLQQRLGQTPSVPQTHPQTQDIYGSPMISRKRFPSEPPPQGSHGSTSPELLISRFAHQLKQEPSPVMPPVQGGSKESAKKRFASYVRLRLGSERAPSPEPPPRLSRGESPLALRRNLVDQASPSFARRYVSSSPPQPPPRRLSESNSVPGSPQHVRARLRYTPEPQRRPPPP